The Mucilaginibacter terrae region CATAGGTATGCGTTTCGACGACCGTGTAACCGGCCGTTTAGATAAATATGCCAAACAAGCCAAGGTTATCCATTTGGATATTGACCCGGCCGAAATTGACAAGAACGTTCAAACCCACGTAGCCGTTTGGGGCGATTGTAAGGAAACTTTGCCTATGCTTACCGAACTGGTTGAGGCCAAACAACACACCGAATGGCTGGCTAAATTCGACGAGTTTACCCGCCAGGAAGAAGAAGCGGTTATTAACGCCGAGCTAAACCCGCAAACCGGCGAAATGACCATGGGTGAGGTTGTTGAGCAATTAAATCACTTAACCAATGGCGATGCCGTTATTGTGACCGATGTTGGTCAGCACCAAATGGTGGGCTGCCGTTACGCCAAATTCAATAATACCCGCAGCAACATTACCAGCGGTGGTTTAGGTACCATGGGTTTTGCCTTACCGGCTGCCATAGGCGCTAAGTTTGGCGCTCAGGACAAAACGGTAGTTGCCATAATTGGTGATGGCGGTTTCCAGATGACTTTACAGGAATTAGGCACCATCATGCAAAGCGGCGTTGATGTAAAGATATTGATCCTCAACAACCGTTTCCTGGGTATGGTGCGCCAATGGCAGGAGCTGTTTAACGAGCGTCGTTACTCATTTGTCGACATACAAAGCCCCGACTTTGTACAGGTAGCCAAAGGTTACGGCATTGCCGGCAAATGCATTAAAGAGCGCGACGAACTGCAATCGAGCCTGAAAGAAATGCTCGACCACAAGGGTTCGTTCCTTTTAGAAGTATTTGTTACCAAAGAGAACAACGTATTCCCGATGGTACCACAAGGTTGCAGCGTAAGCGAAATAAGATTGAAATAATAGCCCCTCCCAACCCTCCCCGGAAGGGAGGGCTTTAAACCAAGCAATCATGAGCACAGAAATAAACAAAAATATAAGTTCCAAAGTCCTCCCTTCCGGGGAGGATTTAGGTGGGGCTAAACAGGAATATAACATTACAGTTTATACCGAAAACCAAATTGGTTTACTGAACCGTATTGCTATCATTTTTACCCGTCGTAAAATTAACATCGATAGCCTGAACACGTCTCCATCAGAGATTGAAAGCATTCACCGCTTCAACATCGTTATTAATGAAACCGAAGACGTGGTACGCAAACTGGCCCGCCAGATTGAAAAACAGGTTGAAGTACTAAAAGTATACTACCATACCAATGCCGACATTATTTGGCAGGAAATGGCGCTGTACAAAGTACCAGCCGATATTATTGCCGAAAAGGCTTCGGTTGAGCGTTTGTTACGCGAGAATGGTGCACGCGCGGTAGTTATCCGTAAAGATTATATCGTATTCGAAACTACCGGTCACCGCGAGGAAACAGATAATCTGATCAACGTATTGCAGCCTTTCGGTTTAATTGAATTCGTTCGCAGCGCACGCATCGCTATCATCAAAGACAGCGATGGCTTTAACCGGAAATTACGCGAATTTGAAAAACGCGAACCGGGAGAAGACGTAATTGAAAACGAATACTTAAATCAACGCGACAAGGTATTTACCATGTAATGGCTATGGAATTTGCAATTGAAATAGCACGCCACACCAGGTTAAACTTTATTAAACTGATAGAAGGTTTAAGCATTGAGCAATTAAACGTTATTCCGCAGGGATATAGCAACAACATTGCCTGGAACTTTGCGCACATTGTAGCAGCACAACAAACGCTTTGCTACATACGCGGCAATGCTGAACCGCGCTTAGCGTTAGAAGCTATCACCAAATACCAGAAAGGCACTCGTCCTGAAGATTTTATTACGGAGGAAGAGCTGGACTTGTACAAAGAGAAAGCCTTTACCCTGCTGGATGATTTGAAAGCCGATGTTGACGCGCAGCTATTTAACAATTACGAACCGGTAACTACGGCATTTGGCGTAACCTTAAATACGATTGAAGATGCTGTAGCATACTTTAGCACGCACGACAATTTGCACTTCGGTTATGCTTTGGCATTACGCCGTGCCGTGTTAAACATTGAGCAGGCAGCTGTACATAATTTTAGCGCAAACTAAACTCACAAACTAAATAACTTACAAATAACCCAATAACTAATAACATAGAAATGGCACAATTAAATTTTGGCGGTACTGAAGAAAACGTAGTAACCCGCGACGAATTTCCTTTATCGAAAGCACAGGAAGTGCTTAAAAATGAAGTAGTAGCGGTAATTGGCTACGGTGTTCAAGGTCCTGGTCAGGCGTTAAACCAAAAAGATAACGGCATCAACGTTATTGTTGGTCAGCGTAAAAACTCAAAAACCTGGGATAAAGCAGTAGCCGACGGTTTTGTACCCGGCGAAACTTTATTTGAAATTGAAGAAGCCCTTGAAAAAGGAACTATCATTTGCTACCTGTTGAGCGATGCCGCCCAGATTGAACTTTGGCCAACTGTTAAAAAACACTTAACTCCGGGCAAAGCCCTTTATTTCTCTCACGGTTTTGGTATTACCTTCAACGAGCAAACCGGCATCATACCTCCTGCCGATGTTGACGTGTTCCTGGTAGCTCCTAAAGGTTCAGGCACTTCGTTACGCCGTATGTTCTTGCAAGGCCGTGGCTTAAACTCAAGCTACGCTATCTTCCAGGATGCTACCGGTAAAGCATTTGAGCGCGTTATTGCATTAGGTATTGCCGTTGGTAGCGGTTACCTGTTCGAAACCGATTTCCGTAAAGAAGTATACAGCGATTTAACCGGCGAGCGTGGTACGCTGATGGGTTGTATCCAGGGTATTTTTGCAGCACAGTTCGAGGTATTACGTTCAAAAGGTCACTCACCTTCTGAAGCCTTTAACGAAACCGTTGAAGAATTAACCCAATCATTAATGCCATTGGTTGCCGAAAACGGTATGGACTGGATGTATGCCAACTGCTCTACCACTGCACAACGCGGTGCGTTAGACTGGTGGAAAAAATTCCGTGATGCCACTAAACCGGTATTCGAAGAATTATACGAAAGCGTAGCTACCGGTAAAGAGTCACAGCGCTCTATCGACAGCAACAGCCAGCCAGATTACCGCGAAAAACTGAACGAAGAGCTTCGTGAGCTTCGCGAAAGTGAATTATGGCAAGCTGGTAAAACTGTACGCAGCTTACGCCCTGAAAACCAGGAAGTAGAAGCATAATTTTTTAAGTAGTATAAAGTAGTAAGTACTTAGTAAAAAGACAGGAAACATCTATCTTTTACAGGCACTTACTACTTGTTACTACTAAGTATAGAGTAGCAAGTACTTAGTTTAAAGATGGAACAACATCTATATTATACAGGTACTTACTACTTTATACTTACTACTTTATACTAAAAGAGGAAATGGGACAAACATTATTCGATAAAATTTGGGACGCCCACATTGTAAGCAGCAATGAGGGCTTTCCTGATATTTTATACATCGATACACATTTTATACACGAGGTAACCAGTCCGCAGGCATTTGATGGCTTGCGCCAGCGTGGTTTACCCGTTTTCAGGCCAAAACAAACTGTGGCCACAGCCGACCACAACGTACCTACCTGGGATCAGCACTTGCCTATTAAAGAAGAGCTATCGCGTTACCAGGTTGATATGCTTACCAAAAACTGTGCAGAGTTTGGCATCGAGCTTTACGGCTTAGGTCACCCTTACCAGGGCATTGTGCACGTAATTGGTCCTGAGCTGGGCATTACCCGCCCGGGCTGTACTTATGTGTGCGGCGATAGCCACACCTCTACCCATGGCGCTTTTGGCGCTATTGCGTTTGGTATAGGCACTTCACAAGTTGAACAGGTTATGGCAACGCAATGCCTGTTACAGCAACGCCCTAAACGCATGAAAATTGAAGTGAATGGACAACTTCAAAAAGGCGTAGGCGCAAAAGACATCATCCTGTATATAATCTCTAAAATATCGGCCGCAGGCGGTACCGGTTATTTTGTGGAGTATGCAGGCGACACTATCCGCTCGCTGAGCATGGAAGGCCGCATGACCATCTGTAACATGAGCATCGAAATGGGTGCCCGCGGTGGTTTAATTGCGCCCGATCAAACTACGATAGATTATGTAAAAGGCCGCGAATTTGCCCCTAAAGGCGAAGAGTGGGACAAAGCGGTGGCCTATTGGGAAACCCTATATTCTGATACTGACGCCCAATTTGACAGCGAACTATACTTTGACGCTGCCGACATTGAGCCGATGATAACCTACGGTACCAACCCCGGCATGGGCATTGGTATTACCCAGCACGTACCCGAAACTGCCAGCTTCGAAGCCAAAGAACAAGGCTCGTACGCCAAGGCATTAACCTATATGGGTTTGCATGATGATGAATCGCTGATAGGTAAACCTATCGATTATGTATTCATTGGTAGCTGTACCAACTCACGAATTGAAGATCTGCGCGAAGTAGCCGAGTTTGTAAAAGGCAAACACAAGGCCGATCACGTTACCGTATGGGTAGTTCCCGGCTCTAAACAAGTACAAATACAGGCCATTGAAGAAGGCCTGGACAAGATATTTGAAGCAGCAGGTTTCCCGCTCCGCGAACCCGGTTGCAGCGCCTGTTTAGGTATGAACGAAGACAAGATACCTGCAGGCAAATACTGTGTATCAACCTCCAACCGCAACTTTGAAGGCCGTCAGGGACCAAACTCACGTACGTTGTTGGCAAGTCCGTTAACGGCGGCGGCTGCGGCTATAACAGGAAAGGTGACGGATATACGAGAGTTATTAACAGCTGTCTGAACCGGAATTTAAAGAATTAATAAAATTACCAGAATTGAATTTCTGAAGTTTAATGAGCACAAATAACAATACGCCAACACAGTTTAATGATTGTACAAGTACAATTATTGGCTGTGCAATGCGTGTTCATGCTACATTAGGTAAGGGTTTTCAGGAGGTAATTTATCAACGGGCGTTAGAAATAGAAATGGGTCTTGCCGACTTGAAGTTTGAACGCGAAATGTCGATGCCTATCATGTATAGAGATGAATACATTGGCACACGTCGTGTAGATTTCTTTGTTGAGGGTGAAATTATGGTAGAACTAAAGGCTTTAAGCCAGTTAGAAGACATCCATCTTGCGCAAGCAATAAACTATTTGGAAGCGTATCAGGTAAGGACAGGCTTACTCATTAATTTTGGCAGCAGCAGCCTGCAATTTAAAAGACTATTTAATAAAAAGATTAACCCGAATTTAAAGAATTCTGTCAATTCAATAAATTCCTAAAATTCCGGTTCAGATGACTAAGATTTTTAAACATTTACAAACCTCGGTAGTGCCTTTGCCTATCGAGAATATTGATACCGACCAGATCATTCCGGCGAGGTTTCTGAAAGCCACTACCCGTGATGGTTTTGGTAACAACCTGTTCCGCGACTGGCGTTTTGATGAGAACGATAATCCAAAAGAGGATTTCGTGCTGAATCACCCTACCTATTCGGGCAAAATACTGGTAGCCGGTAAAAACTTTGGTTGCGGAAGCAGCCGCGAACACGCCGCCTGGGCCATTGCCGATTATGGTTTCGACGTGGTGGTAAGCAGCTTTTTTGCCGACATTTTTAAAGGCAATGCCCTTAATAACGGCTTGCTACCTATACAGGTGAGCGACGAGTTTTTAAAGAACTTATTTGAAGCTGTATTTTCAGATGCACATGCCGAAGTTGAGGTTGATCTGGAAAACCAGTTCATCAAAATAGTAAGCACCGGCGAGCAGGAAAGCTTCGAAATTAATCCATACAAAAAAGCCTGTATGACTAATGGCTACGATGATATTGATTACATTTTGAGCAAGAAGGAATTGATAGCGGAGTTTGAAACGAAATAAGTAATAATCCACGCGTCATTGCGAGGAACGAAGCAATCTCTGAACTTGGCATAAACGCCTTGCATCCGCAGAGATTGCTTCGTTCCTCGCAATGACGATTTGAAATAACAAATGGGTATTAAAAAACACATATTAGTCATCCCTGGTGATGGCATTGGCCCTGAGGTTACCGCCTGGGGCAAAGCAGTTTTAGAACAGATAGCGTCCGCTTACGGGCATGAGTTTACTTATGACGAGGCGTTGATGGGTCACGCAGGTATTGAAGCAACAGGCAACCCGTTACCTGATGAAACGCTGGAAAAAGCTAAAGCAAGCGATGCTATCCTTTTCGGTGCTATTGGTCATATTAAATATGATAATGATCCATCGGCAAAGGTTCGCCCCGAGCAGGGGTTGTTAAAAATACGCAAGGAGTTAGGCTTGTACGCCAACCTCCGCCCTATCATGCTGTTCGATGAATTGCTGGATGCATCGAGCCTGAAACCGGCTGTATTGCGTGGTACCGATATTCTGTTCTTCCGCGAACTGACCGGCGACGTGTACTTCGGCGAAAAATCGCGCAGCGAGGAT contains the following coding sequences:
- the ilvN gene encoding acetolactate synthase small subunit, whose protein sequence is MSTEINKNISSKVLPSGEDLGGAKQEYNITVYTENQIGLLNRIAIIFTRRKINIDSLNTSPSEIESIHRFNIVINETEDVVRKLARQIEKQVEVLKVYYHTNADIIWQEMALYKVPADIIAEKASVERLLRENGARAVVIRKDYIVFETTGHREETDNLINVLQPFGLIEFVRSARIAIIKDSDGFNRKLREFEKREPGEDVIENEYLNQRDKVFTM
- a CDS encoding DinB family protein; the protein is MEFAIEIARHTRLNFIKLIEGLSIEQLNVIPQGYSNNIAWNFAHIVAAQQTLCYIRGNAEPRLALEAITKYQKGTRPEDFITEEELDLYKEKAFTLLDDLKADVDAQLFNNYEPVTTAFGVTLNTIEDAVAYFSTHDNLHFGYALALRRAVLNIEQAAVHNFSAN
- the ilvC gene encoding ketol-acid reductoisomerase; this encodes MAQLNFGGTEENVVTRDEFPLSKAQEVLKNEVVAVIGYGVQGPGQALNQKDNGINVIVGQRKNSKTWDKAVADGFVPGETLFEIEEALEKGTIICYLLSDAAQIELWPTVKKHLTPGKALYFSHGFGITFNEQTGIIPPADVDVFLVAPKGSGTSLRRMFLQGRGLNSSYAIFQDATGKAFERVIALGIAVGSGYLFETDFRKEVYSDLTGERGTLMGCIQGIFAAQFEVLRSKGHSPSEAFNETVEELTQSLMPLVAENGMDWMYANCSTTAQRGALDWWKKFRDATKPVFEELYESVATGKESQRSIDSNSQPDYREKLNEELRELRESELWQAGKTVRSLRPENQEVEA
- the leuC gene encoding 3-isopropylmalate dehydratase large subunit; this encodes MGQTLFDKIWDAHIVSSNEGFPDILYIDTHFIHEVTSPQAFDGLRQRGLPVFRPKQTVATADHNVPTWDQHLPIKEELSRYQVDMLTKNCAEFGIELYGLGHPYQGIVHVIGPELGITRPGCTYVCGDSHTSTHGAFGAIAFGIGTSQVEQVMATQCLLQQRPKRMKIEVNGQLQKGVGAKDIILYIISKISAAGGTGYFVEYAGDTIRSLSMEGRMTICNMSIEMGARGGLIAPDQTTIDYVKGREFAPKGEEWDKAVAYWETLYSDTDAQFDSELYFDAADIEPMITYGTNPGMGIGITQHVPETASFEAKEQGSYAKALTYMGLHDDESLIGKPIDYVFIGSCTNSRIEDLREVAEFVKGKHKADHVTVWVVPGSKQVQIQAIEEGLDKIFEAAGFPLREPGCSACLGMNEDKIPAGKYCVSTSNRNFEGRQGPNSRTLLASPLTAAAAAITGKVTDIRELLTAV
- a CDS encoding GxxExxY protein, with product MSTNNNTPTQFNDCTSTIIGCAMRVHATLGKGFQEVIYQRALEIEMGLADLKFEREMSMPIMYRDEYIGTRRVDFFVEGEIMVELKALSQLEDIHLAQAINYLEAYQVRTGLLINFGSSSLQFKRLFNKKINPNLKNSVNSINS
- the leuD gene encoding 3-isopropylmalate dehydratase small subunit — encoded protein: MTKIFKHLQTSVVPLPIENIDTDQIIPARFLKATTRDGFGNNLFRDWRFDENDNPKEDFVLNHPTYSGKILVAGKNFGCGSSREHAAWAIADYGFDVVVSSFFADIFKGNALNNGLLPIQVSDEFLKNLFEAVFSDAHAEVEVDLENQFIKIVSTGEQESFEINPYKKACMTNGYDDIDYILSKKELIAEFETK